Part of the Palaeococcus ferrophilus DSM 13482 genome, CCCCCCAGACCAACTGGAAGAACCACTGGGAAGTCCCGCTAATCCTTGAGAACGTGAGGAAGGCAGGCGGCCCGGGAATAGTCCTCGTCCCGACCACCATAAGGAACGTCAACGACCACGAGCTTGGCGCGATAATCAACTTTGGACTAAACCACCTCGACATCATAAGGGGAGTGAACTTCCAGCCCCTCTCGATGGTGGGCAGGGTTCCCACGAAGGAGCGCCAGCGCTTCAGGATAACCATCCCCGGGGCGATAAAGAAGATCGAGGAGCAGACCAACGGAGCCATTGCCAGGGACGACTGGTATCCGATACCCATAGCGGGCCACATAGCGCGCTTCTTTGAGGCCTTCACAGGAAGGAGGTACTACATGACGAGCCACTTCGGCTGTGGGGCGGCAACCTACGTCTTCCTCGATGGGAACAGGGTGATACCCATCTCAAGGTTCCTCGACGTTGAGGGATTCGTGGAGTACCTCGAGGAGAAGGCGGAGGAGATAGAGAAGTGGAAGAGCCTCGGTAAGCTTCGGAAGCTCAAACTCGGCGCTGAAATCTTTGTGAAGTTCAGGAGCTTCTACGACGAGGAGTACGCCCCCGAGAACTTCGACGTGCTCGACCTCATAAAGAACGCCTTCATGCACGGCAACTACGAGGCCCTCGGCCAGTTCCACACCAAGACGCTCTTCCTTGGTATGATGCACTTCCAGGACGAGTACAACTACGACGTCCAGAGGGTGGAGCGCTGCGTCATCCACTACGCGATGCCCGATGGAAGGATAGTGCCCTTCTGCTCCTTCAACGTCATCCCCGAGCTCTACAGGGACAAGGTGCAGGCCCAGTTCAGTTACAGCTGGGAGGAGTGGAAGGCCCTTCACCCCGACTGGGACTACAGGAAGGACAAGTACATCAGAACCAAGGAGTTCGTGGAGAAAATGAAGAACAGCGAGCTATACCAGAAGACGTACATTGACATAAAGAACTACTTTGAGTGAGGTGGTGGGGATGGTAAAGCCCGACAAGAGGCTCACGAAGCTCGTGCTCAAACTCACCAGCGCTGACTGGGAGAATACGAGCGCAAAGCAGTACGAGATTGCGAAGGAGATAGGGGTGTGGAGGGTATTCCTCAACGGCTACTCAAAGAGGGGCGTCGTGGTCTTTGACGAGGAAGTCCTCCCCAGGGAGGAGCTCCTGAAGAGGCTTGAAGACCTCAAGCCGGAGATAGTGACAGAAGAGAGCCTGATGGTTCAGGAGTTGATCGTGGGAAGTATGGGCTCGAACAATGTACTCGTTAACCATTAACTACTTCTACTTTTATTTTAGTCATATGCCGTTCTCTTTTGCATTGTAATTACATACATAAGCTCCTACACAAAAAGAATTTAACAATTGAATTCCTGAACTACTTTTAGAGTTTCCGTAAGTGGAGGTGACTCCGTTGCAGTTTCGGAAGAAGATAATCCTTACCCTAATAGTCGCAGTTATTGTAACACTTCTCATTGGCACCGCCACTGTTGGGTACTCAACGCTCAGAATGAGGGACAGCATTCACAAAACCCTTCAGGTTC contains:
- a CDS encoding DUF3213 domain-containing protein: MVKPDKRLTKLVLKLTSADWENTSAKQYEIAKEIGVWRVFLNGYSKRGVVVFDEEVLPREELLKRLEDLKPEIVTEESLMVQELIVGSMGSNNVLVNH
- the tes gene encoding tetraether lipid synthase Tes; translated protein: MAEIVGETPSGEREFAESSKKIREIVEHPEIDEEEFRKLIETAPFGFQKGVLPYKTYSICPETRRIVRALVWEKDGSVWITKKCPEGMITDVYYEDVEMFKRFMKWSYDFKLASFNVENSGVNCPLDCGLCSRHYSHTSLLNIVLTNRCNLSCWYCFFYAKEGQPIYEPTLEQIRMMLRNAKKEQPVGANAVQLTGGEPTLRDDLIEIIKIAKEEGYDHVQLNTDGIKLAFEPELVKKIREAGVNTLYMSYDGMTPQTNWKNHWEVPLILENVRKAGGPGIVLVPTTIRNVNDHELGAIINFGLNHLDIIRGVNFQPLSMVGRVPTKERQRFRITIPGAIKKIEEQTNGAIARDDWYPIPIAGHIARFFEAFTGRRYYMTSHFGCGAATYVFLDGNRVIPISRFLDVEGFVEYLEEKAEEIEKWKSLGKLRKLKLGAEIFVKFRSFYDEEYAPENFDVLDLIKNAFMHGNYEALGQFHTKTLFLGMMHFQDEYNYDVQRVERCVIHYAMPDGRIVPFCSFNVIPELYRDKVQAQFSYSWEEWKALHPDWDYRKDKYIRTKEFVEKMKNSELYQKTYIDIKNYFE